From bacterium:
ATAATTTATTAACATCAATCCCACCCAAAATACCAATTTTTTCATCATATAACTCTTTAAATTCCCATACAGGAATGATTTCATCCTGAAAAGAATGAAAAGCATCTATCTTTACATCATATATAAAATCATTCATAATTTCTAAAACATTTCCACAACAATGAAGAAAATACATTTTCCCTTTTTCATGCGCAATTTGAGAAAATTTTTTATGAAATGGAATTACTAATTTTCTTATGTAGAACGGTGAAAGAAATGTTGATGTTTTAAAACCCAAGTCATCCCCTTGAAAAAATCCTTCAACATTATCAATTTCAACAATATTTTCATAAAAAGATACCATCAATTGTCCAACTTTATTAAAAACCGCCTCAACTAATTCATAATTTTCATATATTAAATAACTCATATTCTCAAAACCAAGAATTTTCTCACTTGATATTTCAAAAACACCAGAAGAAGGGCAAACCACCATTTTCATTCCTTCTGGTAAATTTTTACTTGTAATTTCATAAGTTTTATAATCAATTTCATTTATTTTTGGCCATGGGTATTTTTCAAACTCATCCCAATTTGAAATTACACCTTTATTTTCTTCTACCCATCCCCTCTGCCCTCTTGAAAGAACTGCAGTATCCTCTCCTACCCTCCCTTTCCCCTCAAAATCAAGCCCCCCTGATATTCTCGCATAATCATACCCTAATTGATACCAGAAATAAATTTCCTGTTTGGTCCAATCATCAATATTTTCATAAGAAAAATCAATCCA
This genomic window contains:
- a CDS encoding uroporphyrinogen decarboxylase family protein; this encodes MAKIIYNFPYKNYILFIDLFQGNITIKNVEFKFISEKKKADFETFKKVLEGKEKAKRVHFAELLFDYEIKKYISEKYFGRKWIDFSYENIDDWTKQEIYFWYQLGYDYARISGGLDFEGKGRVGEDTAVLSRGQRGWVEENKGVISNWDEFEKYPWPKINEIDYKTYEITSKNLPEGMKMVVCPSSGVFEISSEKILGFENMSYLIYENYELVEAVFNKVGQLMVSFYENIVEIDNVEGFFQGDDLGFKTSTFLSPFYIRKLVIPFHKKFSQIAHEKGKMYFLHCCGNVLEIMNDFIYDVKIDAFHSFQDEIIPVWEFKELYDEKIGILGGIDVNKLCTYNEENLRKYVRRVLDQCMPERYALGSGNSIANYIPVQNFLIMLDEGWKYK